The following proteins are encoded in a genomic region of Burkholderia diffusa:
- a CDS encoding ribbon-helix-helix protein, CopG family, with amino-acid sequence METKTARLTILIDPAKKEAFDMLCAEQDLTPSQVVRQLIREYLEQHGVSYRTKSALGKRVKRSAG; translated from the coding sequence ATGGAAACGAAAACCGCACGCTTGACCATCCTGATCGATCCCGCCAAGAAAGAAGCGTTCGACATGCTCTGCGCGGAGCAGGACCTGACGCCGTCGCAAGTCGTGCGGCAGTTGATTCGCGAATATCTCGAGCAACATGGCGTGAGCTACAGGACGAAAAGCGCGCTGGGCAAGCGGGTGAAGCGAAGCGCGGGCTGA
- a CDS encoding HPr family phosphocarrier protein: protein MATVVYFEIGPAWSRDGANAVRDVFVGTARRFGSDILLIANERRGNAKDGTSSVRIEVGAGCGWPRLSACLAI from the coding sequence ATGGCAACCGTCGTCTATTTCGAAATAGGCCCAGCCTGGAGCCGGGACGGCGCGAACGCCGTCCGCGATGTATTCGTGGGCACGGCGCGCCGTTTTGGCAGCGACATCCTGTTGATCGCGAACGAGCGTCGCGGGAATGCAAAGGACGGCACGTCCTCCGTACGCATCGAGGTCGGCGCCGGTTGCGGCTGGCCAAGGCTGAGTGCGTGTCTTGCCATTTGA
- a CDS encoding amino acid-binding protein codes for MELSVERVDVWAATIEDKPGGLAHALSALRDAGADLQFVVARRTPEAPGKGVVFVAPLQGDKEIRAATQAGFNATSGLHSIRVMGLDQAGIIAGLTQKLSDAGINLRGVSAAVLGSQFIAYLALDSLAEAERAMDILQRA; via the coding sequence ATGGAACTGTCTGTCGAACGCGTTGACGTCTGGGCGGCCACCATTGAGGACAAGCCCGGCGGCCTCGCGCACGCGTTGAGCGCGTTGCGGGATGCTGGCGCGGACCTGCAATTCGTTGTCGCCCGGCGCACACCGGAAGCGCCCGGCAAAGGGGTCGTGTTTGTCGCGCCGCTGCAGGGAGACAAGGAGATCCGTGCTGCCACGCAGGCGGGATTCAATGCCACCTCCGGCTTGCATTCCATCCGCGTGATGGGACTGGACCAAGCGGGAATCATCGCAGGGCTGACCCAGAAATTGTCGGATGCCGGAATCAATCTCCGCGGCGTATCCGCTGCCGTGCTCGGCTCGCAGTTCATCGCTTATCTCGCGCTCGACTCGCTCGCCGAAGCCGAGCGGGCGATGGACATTTTGCAGAGGGCTTGA
- a CDS encoding HipA domain-containing protein encodes MAARTLIAFANGERMGTLTDDKGIWSFAYDPQWLASPTAYPLSPAFALRAGTFTDTSTDRPVQWFFDNLLPEEGMRTSLAREAKIDAADAWGLLAYFGRESAGALTLLADGEQEAPGSLQPLPLDELDRRIQAMPERALTATAPKRMSAAGAQQKLLVVLRGDAPDYALYEPVGSEPSMHLLKPDMRAAGYPHSAINEFFCMKLAKRMGLDVPDVHFLRAPSACYVIDRFDRDVASAPAARVHTIDAMQLLNYDRGFKYQRANAQELARAIDRTSTRALARLSVFRWTVFNVVVGNADAHLKNLSFFVDARGYRLAPFYDIVSTVVYHTPTHRPDHRGDHWPHCELTMPLGTATRFVDIDVDALIAFGQAIGLRDKAAASELQRFLEPLDRHVAQTLDDVRAIARPDAGETRLLNSIAAMPIAEMGRALRRTRD; translated from the coding sequence ATGGCGGCTAGAACGCTGATCGCCTTTGCCAATGGCGAGCGCATGGGCACGCTGACCGACGACAAGGGCATCTGGTCGTTCGCATACGACCCGCAATGGCTCGCGTCCCCGACCGCCTATCCGCTGTCGCCGGCGTTCGCGCTGCGCGCCGGCACCTTCACGGACACGTCGACCGATCGCCCGGTCCAGTGGTTCTTCGACAATCTGCTGCCGGAGGAAGGCATGCGCACGTCGCTCGCGCGCGAGGCGAAGATCGATGCCGCCGACGCCTGGGGCTTGCTCGCATACTTCGGGCGCGAATCGGCCGGCGCGCTGACGCTGCTGGCCGACGGCGAACAGGAAGCACCCGGCAGCCTGCAGCCGCTGCCGCTCGACGAGCTCGACCGCCGGATCCAGGCGATGCCCGAGCGCGCGCTGACGGCCACCGCACCCAAGCGCATGTCGGCGGCCGGCGCGCAGCAGAAGCTGCTGGTGGTGCTGCGGGGCGACGCGCCCGACTACGCGCTGTACGAGCCGGTCGGCAGCGAGCCGTCGATGCACCTGCTCAAGCCGGACATGCGCGCGGCCGGCTACCCGCACTCGGCGATCAACGAATTCTTCTGCATGAAGCTCGCCAAGAGGATGGGGCTCGACGTGCCCGACGTGCACTTCCTGCGCGCGCCGTCGGCGTGCTACGTGATCGACCGGTTCGACCGCGACGTCGCGTCGGCGCCGGCCGCGCGCGTGCATACGATCGATGCGATGCAGCTGCTCAACTACGACCGCGGCTTCAAGTACCAGCGCGCGAATGCGCAGGAGCTTGCCCGCGCGATCGACCGCACGAGCACGCGCGCACTGGCCCGCCTGTCGGTGTTCCGCTGGACCGTCTTCAACGTGGTGGTCGGCAATGCCGACGCGCACCTGAAGAACCTGTCGTTCTTCGTCGACGCGCGCGGTTACCGGCTCGCACCGTTCTACGACATCGTCAGCACGGTCGTGTATCACACGCCGACGCACCGGCCCGACCATCGCGGCGATCATTGGCCGCACTGCGAACTGACGATGCCGCTAGGCACCGCGACGCGGTTTGTCGATATCGATGTGGATGCACTGATCGCATTCGGACAGGCAATCGGGCTCAGGGACAAGGCAGCGGCCAGCGAGCTGCAGCGCTTTCTCGAACCGCTCGATCGCCACGTCGCGCAGACCCTCGATGACGTGCGGGCAATCGCGCGCCCGGACGCCGGCGAGACGCGGCTGCTGAATTCGATCGCGGCGATGCCGATCGCGGAAATGGGGCGGGCGCTTCGGCGAACGCGCGATTGA
- a CDS encoding helix-turn-helix domain-containing protein yields MSEHQSVDTIGALAHLIRAARLQQGFTRDELANATGLSPKFISQVEAGKPTAQIGKVMLLLGELGVRLYAESSVEISEATALKAAQRRRSSHGG; encoded by the coding sequence ATGTCGGAGCATCAGTCCGTCGACACGATCGGCGCGCTCGCCCACCTCATCCGCGCGGCGCGGCTCCAGCAGGGCTTCACGCGCGATGAACTGGCGAACGCGACCGGGCTGTCGCCGAAATTCATCAGCCAGGTGGAAGCCGGGAAGCCGACCGCGCAAATCGGCAAGGTCATGCTGCTGCTCGGCGAACTCGGCGTGCGCCTGTACGCCGAGTCGTCGGTCGAGATTTCGGAAGCCACCGCGCTGAAGGCCGCGCAACGCCGCAGGAGCAGCCATGGCGGCTAG
- a CDS encoding MgtC/SapB family protein, translated as MEPMPVVLQWHDVLVRIALALVAGGLIGFDRSESGKTAGLRTTILVCLAACMSMLQVNALLLQAGKPQGAFSVLDLMRLPLGILTGMGFIGGGAILHRDGLVSGVTTAATLWFVTVIGLCLGGGQLSLGALGAVLALLVVWPLRMVERRMRSVRSALITVGYERGSTARDRLTAGLRQAGFTCRTRGFRETAAHAVREEELFVQWREPANTDVMVPQLIRILESAGLASVRCSPEN; from the coding sequence ATGGAGCCGATGCCGGTCGTACTTCAATGGCACGACGTTCTCGTCAGAATCGCACTGGCGCTGGTTGCTGGCGGGCTGATCGGCTTCGATCGCAGCGAATCCGGCAAGACGGCCGGGCTGCGCACGACGATTCTCGTATGCCTCGCCGCGTGCATGTCTATGCTGCAGGTCAATGCGTTGCTGCTGCAGGCCGGCAAGCCGCAAGGCGCGTTCTCGGTGCTCGATCTGATGCGGCTGCCGCTCGGCATCCTGACCGGAATGGGGTTCATCGGCGGTGGCGCCATCCTGCATCGCGACGGCCTCGTGTCGGGCGTGACCACGGCCGCGACGCTATGGTTCGTGACGGTCATCGGCCTGTGTCTAGGGGGCGGGCAACTGTCGCTCGGCGCACTCGGTGCCGTGCTCGCTCTCCTGGTGGTGTGGCCGCTGCGGATGGTGGAGCGGCGTATGCGCAGCGTCAGGAGCGCGCTGATCACGGTCGGATATGAACGCGGCTCGACGGCACGCGATCGTCTGACGGCCGGCCTGCGCCAGGCGGGCTTCACGTGCCGCACGCGCGGGTTTCGGGAAACGGCCGCGCATGCAGTACGCGAGGAAGAGCTGTTCGTGCAGTGGCGCGAACCGGCCAACACCGACGTGATGGTGCCGCAGCTGATCCGGATCCTGGAATCGGCCGGCCTCGCATCGGTGCGCTGTTCACCCGAGAACTGA
- a CDS encoding CBS domain-containing protein, translating to MTLVSEVMTRDAATIGPTQSLRDAAKLMRDLNVGALPVCDGTRLIGMLTDRDIVVRAVSQGVRPDEPIEGVVSGPADWCYEDDDISAVQKKMEDSQIRRVPVVDREKRLVGIVALGDLATSADGGMSSTLGAVSSPSHPER from the coding sequence ATGACCTTGGTATCCGAAGTAATGACACGCGACGCCGCGACGATCGGCCCGACGCAGAGCCTGCGCGACGCGGCGAAGCTGATGCGGGACCTGAACGTCGGTGCGCTACCGGTGTGCGATGGCACGCGATTGATCGGAATGTTGACGGATCGCGACATCGTCGTGCGCGCGGTGTCGCAAGGCGTGCGGCCCGATGAACCGATCGAGGGCGTCGTCAGCGGGCCGGCCGACTGGTGTTACGAGGATGACGATATTTCAGCGGTGCAGAAGAAAATGGAAGACTCGCAGATTCGTCGCGTTCCGGTGGTCGACCGGGAAAAGCGGCTCGTCGGTATCGTGGCGCTTGGCGATCTGGCGACGTCGGCCGACGGCGGAATGTCGTCGACGCTCGGAGCCGTGTCGTCGCCGTCGCACCCGGAGCGCTGA
- a CDS encoding DUF2934 domain-containing protein: MNQQREAQVRERAYRLWEADGAPDGKADEYWLRAEQLLDAEDGTTASMDDRDDGNPEDGSRSAATRPLEQSAKRRIPGEPLQDAGAVPPGEVAHERRRKR, encoded by the coding sequence ATGAACCAACAAAGGGAAGCGCAGGTGCGCGAGCGCGCCTATCGGTTGTGGGAAGCGGACGGCGCACCGGACGGCAAGGCTGACGAATACTGGTTGCGAGCCGAACAGTTGCTCGACGCGGAGGATGGCACGACCGCGAGCATGGACGACCGCGATGACGGCAATCCGGAGGACGGCTCCCGATCTGCCGCGACGCGGCCGCTCGAGCAATCCGCGAAGCGCCGCATCCCCGGCGAGCCGCTCCAGGACGCCGGTGCTGTGCCGCCCGGCGAGGTTGCGCACGAAAGGCGGCGCAAACGGTGA
- a CDS encoding hybrid sensor histidine kinase/response regulator yields MKTASPLLESAPLRADHFVQFYESDAQLVSEVALFAADALRDGGSAIVIARPDCLAAVHERLRTLGAAIGDAARERIFMSSAQPLLDSFMDGDLPDPARFHRSIGTIVEAAVRAGRPVHAFGEMVALLCAQERYAGALRLEALWNELIERHRFSLYCGYPASVFPGAEQSETFRHVCALHRRILPAASLRNDENALHLTLALSQQRSRALSDEIRRREDAEQQRNGVLMHAPLPIALLSGPAHRIVLANHRFAALCGRADIVDQPLTAVLPGGDTPAIVRALETAHALGRSTTIGEHHDRPEPDGARVYRLHFNPQPLADGLGVIVSAVEVTEHVAAREKLVAANAERDRLLGELRDANQAKDQFLAVLGHELRNPLTPISLALELIRNRDGHATPNEIAIIQRQLDHMVRLIDDLLDVSRITRGKITLKKEVVQLTDIVDRAVEVASPLFEQRRHRLHVDADPDARCHGDPVRLSQVVANLLTNAAKYTLPGGDITVRAAHGADGTAFVEVCDNGAGIPRDRLDSIFEPFYRLDGDVKQAHGGLGIGLALVRSLVTLHGGTVRADSAGPGCGSTFTISLPEYRPKAVALAAPQPPLGIHDMAPGRTGRRVMLVDDNEDAASTLAQWLREAGHEVAVVHDPVTALAAYRAYRPDVAILDIGLPVMDGYELLRRLKAINEVTPCIFLALTGYGRNADRERCLATGFLQHFVKPVDPAALHLAMSQPTPSGNTHDGTGAQPGR; encoded by the coding sequence ATGAAAACTGCGTCTCCCCTGCTGGAATCGGCACCGTTGCGGGCCGATCACTTCGTCCAGTTCTACGAGTCCGATGCGCAGCTTGTGTCGGAAGTCGCACTGTTCGCGGCCGATGCGCTGCGCGACGGCGGCAGCGCGATCGTGATCGCGCGACCCGACTGCCTCGCGGCGGTGCACGAACGCCTGCGCACACTCGGCGCGGCGATCGGCGACGCGGCCCGCGAGCGCATCTTCATGTCGAGCGCGCAGCCGCTGCTCGACAGCTTCATGGACGGCGACCTCCCCGACCCCGCGCGCTTTCACCGCTCGATCGGCACGATCGTCGAAGCGGCGGTCCGCGCCGGTCGCCCCGTGCATGCGTTCGGCGAAATGGTCGCGCTGCTGTGCGCGCAAGAGCGGTACGCCGGTGCGCTGCGGCTGGAAGCGCTATGGAACGAACTGATCGAGCGACACCGCTTCTCGCTTTACTGCGGCTATCCGGCCAGCGTGTTTCCAGGCGCCGAGCAGTCGGAGACATTCCGACACGTATGCGCGCTGCATCGCCGCATCCTGCCCGCCGCATCGCTGCGCAACGACGAGAACGCGCTGCATCTGACGCTGGCCCTGTCGCAACAGCGCTCGCGCGCGCTGAGCGACGAGATCCGCCGACGCGAAGACGCCGAACAGCAACGCAATGGCGTCCTGATGCACGCGCCATTGCCGATCGCGCTGCTGTCGGGGCCGGCACACCGGATCGTGCTCGCGAATCATCGCTTCGCCGCGCTGTGCGGCCGAGCCGACATCGTCGACCAGCCGCTGACCGCGGTGCTCCCCGGCGGCGATACGCCGGCGATCGTGCGCGCGCTCGAAACTGCTCACGCGCTGGGCCGCTCGACGACGATCGGCGAGCACCACGATCGGCCCGAGCCGGACGGCGCCCGCGTGTACCGGCTGCATTTCAACCCGCAGCCGCTCGCGGACGGGCTCGGCGTGATCGTCAGCGCGGTCGAGGTGACCGAGCACGTCGCCGCGCGCGAGAAACTTGTCGCCGCGAATGCCGAGCGCGACCGGCTGCTCGGCGAATTGCGCGACGCGAATCAGGCGAAGGACCAGTTTCTCGCGGTGCTCGGCCACGAGCTGCGTAATCCGCTGACGCCGATCTCGCTCGCGCTGGAGCTGATTCGCAACCGCGACGGCCACGCGACGCCGAACGAGATCGCGATCATCCAGCGGCAGCTCGATCACATGGTCCGGCTGATCGATGACCTGCTCGACGTGTCGCGCATCACGCGCGGCAAGATCACGCTGAAAAAGGAAGTCGTGCAGCTCACGGACATCGTCGACCGCGCGGTCGAGGTCGCGAGTCCGCTGTTCGAGCAGCGCCGTCACCGCCTGCATGTCGACGCCGATCCCGACGCGCGCTGCCACGGCGATCCGGTGCGCCTGTCGCAGGTCGTCGCGAACCTGCTGACCAACGCGGCGAAATACACGCTGCCGGGCGGCGACATCACGGTGCGCGCCGCCCACGGTGCGGACGGCACCGCGTTCGTCGAGGTATGCGACAACGGCGCCGGCATTCCGCGCGACCGCCTCGACAGCATCTTCGAGCCGTTCTACCGGCTCGACGGCGACGTGAAGCAGGCGCACGGCGGCCTCGGCATCGGGCTCGCGCTCGTGCGCAGCCTCGTGACCCTGCATGGCGGCACGGTTCGCGCGGATAGCGCCGGACCCGGCTGCGGCAGCACGTTTACGATCTCGCTGCCCGAGTACCGGCCGAAAGCCGTGGCGCTGGCTGCTCCGCAGCCGCCGCTCGGCATTCACGACATGGCGCCGGGCCGCACCGGCCGGCGCGTGATGCTGGTCGACGACAACGAGGATGCCGCGTCGACGCTCGCGCAATGGCTGCGCGAGGCCGGTCACGAAGTCGCGGTCGTGCACGACCCCGTGACCGCGCTGGCCGCGTACCGCGCTTACCGTCCCGACGTCGCGATCCTCGACATCGGGCTGCCGGTGATGGACGGCTACGAGCTGCTCAGACGGCTGAAGGCGATCAACGAAGTCACGCCGTGCATCTTTCTCGCGCTGACCGGCTATGGTCGCAACGCGGATCGCGAACGCTGCCTCGCGACCGGGTTTCTGCAGCATTTCGTGAAGCCTGTCGACCCGGCCGCGCTCCACCTCGCGATGAGCCAGCCAACGCCGAGTGGCAATACGCACGACGGCACGGGCGCGCAACCCGGGCGCTGA
- a CDS encoding class I SAM-dependent methyltransferase, giving the protein MPGKKVDPFVGVPIYYYACRQCGFTCTPAFDHWTHDDFARHVYNDDYARHDPEYLEHRPQQHADLICTSFPSMRENRILDFGSGLGLLEKKLSARGFTDVTSYDPFSHPVAPLGQFDAILSFEVFEHHPDPRSLFADIIRYRAPAGALLFQTSLITPEILARGIEQWWYCVPRNGHISFYTSQALTLLATQHGLEFGSFSPELHVAFDRAAAPGWLSKFFR; this is encoded by the coding sequence TTGCCGGGAAAAAAAGTCGATCCGTTCGTCGGCGTGCCGATCTATTACTACGCGTGCAGGCAATGCGGATTCACGTGCACGCCGGCCTTCGATCACTGGACGCACGATGATTTCGCGCGTCACGTGTACAACGACGACTACGCGCGCCACGATCCGGAGTATCTCGAGCATCGTCCGCAGCAGCACGCCGACCTGATCTGCACGAGCTTTCCGTCGATGCGCGAGAACCGCATTCTCGATTTCGGCTCTGGGCTCGGGCTGCTGGAAAAGAAGCTGTCCGCGCGCGGGTTCACGGATGTGACCTCGTACGATCCGTTCAGCCATCCCGTCGCGCCACTGGGGCAGTTCGATGCGATCCTGTCGTTCGAAGTCTTCGAGCATCATCCGGATCCCCGAAGCCTGTTCGCCGACATCATCCGGTACCGGGCGCCGGCCGGCGCACTGCTGTTTCAGACGTCGCTGATCACGCCGGAGATTCTCGCGCGGGGGATCGAGCAATGGTGGTACTGCGTGCCGCGCAACGGACATATTTCCTTTTACACGAGCCAGGCGCTGACGCTGCTGGCGACGCAGCATGGGCTCGAATTCGGCTCGTTCAGTCCGGAATTGCACGTGGCTTTCGACCGTGCGGCGGCGCCGGGGTGGCTTTCGAAATTCTTTCGGTGA
- the ppsA gene encoding phosphoenolpyruvate synthase, with the protein MDHGKAHVVWFDELRRGDVARVGGKNASLGELIGNLSAQGVSVPPGFASTADAYWRFIDANGLRQAIGSTLEALGARKIALAEAGASIRHAILHGDWPDDVADAIRDAYRQLCRQAGAEDVDVAVRSSATAEDLPDASFAGQQETYLNVRGEHALLAACRRCYASLFTDRAIAYREEKGFDHLRVALSIGVQRMVRSDLGAAGVMFSLDTETGFDKVVLISAAWGLGENVVQGTVDPDEYEVFKPLLGDPARTPVIGKTLGGKARKLIYARDEDAPTRNVPTSKAERATFVLADRDILALANWACAIEAHYGQPMDIEWAKDGVSGALFVVQARPETVQSRREASAIKTYRLGETGRKLLTGVSVGEAIAAGSVCVIDSPHDMGRFVDGAVLVTHTTDPDWLPVMRRAAAIVTDHGGRTSHAAIVSRELGLPAIVGTGNATRVLHDQQEVTVSCAEGEAGFVYEGIAQYHVEAIDLTDLPPTRTKVMLNLANPAAAFRWWRLPADGIGLARMEFVISNHIKVHPMALAHYDALTDAHAKREIAALTSGYDDPSDYFVDRLAHGLARIAAVCHPAPVIVRMSDFKTNEYAHLVGGAQFEPREENPMLGFRGASRYYSPRYRDGFALECRAIARLRSDMGFRNVVVMIPFCRTLDEADRVLDVLAANGLKRGEDGLQIYVMCEIPSNVILASRFAQRFDGFSIGSNDLTQLTLGVDRDSAELAGLFDEQNEAVKWMIARVIESARDAGAKVGLCGQAPSDHPAFADFLVACGIDSISVSPDSFIAVKRRVAAAENAAPGERASPE; encoded by the coding sequence ATGGATCACGGGAAAGCACATGTCGTCTGGTTCGACGAGCTGCGGCGCGGCGACGTGGCACGCGTTGGCGGCAAGAATGCGTCTCTGGGCGAATTGATCGGCAACCTGTCCGCGCAGGGCGTGAGCGTGCCACCCGGGTTCGCGTCGACCGCGGATGCATACTGGCGATTCATCGATGCAAACGGATTGAGACAAGCCATCGGCAGCACGCTCGAGGCGCTCGGAGCACGCAAGATTGCGCTGGCCGAGGCCGGTGCGTCGATCAGGCACGCGATTCTCCACGGAGACTGGCCCGACGACGTTGCCGACGCGATCCGGGACGCGTATCGGCAACTGTGCCGGCAGGCCGGCGCAGAGGATGTCGATGTGGCCGTGCGATCGAGCGCGACCGCCGAGGATCTGCCCGACGCGAGCTTCGCGGGTCAGCAGGAAACCTACCTGAACGTGCGCGGCGAGCATGCGTTGCTCGCGGCTTGCCGCCGGTGCTACGCGTCGCTGTTCACCGACCGCGCGATTGCCTACCGCGAGGAAAAGGGCTTCGATCACCTGCGCGTTGCGCTGTCGATCGGCGTGCAGCGGATGGTGCGTTCGGACCTCGGCGCGGCCGGCGTGATGTTTTCGCTCGACACGGAAACAGGATTCGACAAGGTGGTGCTGATCAGCGCGGCGTGGGGGCTTGGCGAGAACGTCGTGCAGGGCACCGTGGACCCCGACGAATACGAGGTGTTCAAGCCATTGCTCGGCGATCCGGCGCGCACGCCCGTCATCGGCAAGACGCTCGGCGGCAAGGCACGCAAGCTGATCTATGCGCGTGACGAGGATGCGCCGACCCGCAACGTGCCGACCTCGAAAGCCGAGCGCGCCACGTTCGTGCTGGCGGATCGCGACATTCTGGCGCTGGCGAACTGGGCCTGCGCGATCGAAGCGCACTACGGCCAGCCGATGGACATCGAGTGGGCAAAGGACGGCGTAAGCGGAGCACTGTTCGTCGTGCAGGCACGTCCCGAAACGGTGCAGTCCCGGCGTGAAGCGAGCGCCATCAAGACCTACCGACTGGGCGAGACCGGCCGCAAGCTGCTCACCGGCGTCAGTGTCGGCGAGGCGATCGCGGCCGGCAGCGTGTGCGTGATCGACAGTCCGCACGACATGGGGCGATTCGTCGACGGCGCGGTACTGGTGACGCACACGACCGATCCCGACTGGCTGCCGGTGATGCGCCGCGCCGCGGCGATCGTCACCGATCATGGCGGCCGCACGTCGCATGCCGCGATCGTGAGCCGCGAGCTCGGATTGCCGGCCATCGTCGGCACTGGCAACGCGACCCGCGTGCTGCACGATCAGCAGGAAGTGACGGTATCGTGCGCGGAGGGCGAGGCCGGGTTCGTGTACGAAGGCATCGCGCAATATCACGTGGAGGCGATCGACCTGACCGACCTGCCGCCCACGCGTACGAAGGTCATGCTGAACCTCGCGAATCCGGCCGCGGCGTTCAGATGGTGGCGACTGCCTGCCGACGGAATCGGGCTCGCGCGCATGGAGTTCGTGATCAGCAACCATATCAAGGTTCACCCGATGGCGCTGGCTCACTACGATGCGCTGACGGATGCGCATGCGAAGCGCGAGATCGCTGCCCTGACGTCGGGGTACGACGACCCGTCCGACTATTTCGTCGACCGGCTGGCGCACGGCCTTGCGCGTATCGCGGCGGTCTGTCATCCGGCGCCGGTGATCGTCCGCATGAGCGACTTCAAGACGAACGAGTACGCGCATCTGGTCGGCGGTGCGCAGTTCGAGCCGCGGGAAGAGAATCCGATGCTCGGATTTCGCGGTGCGTCGCGCTACTATTCGCCGCGCTACCGTGACGGATTCGCGCTCGAATGCCGGGCGATCGCGCGGCTGCGAAGCGACATGGGATTCAGGAACGTGGTCGTGATGATCCCGTTCTGCCGGACGCTCGACGAGGCGGACCGCGTGCTCGACGTCCTGGCCGCCAACGGCCTGAAGCGCGGCGAGGACGGATTGCAGATCTACGTGATGTGCGAAATCCCGTCGAACGTCATTCTGGCGAGCCGGTTTGCGCAGCGCTTCGACGGCTTCTCGATCGGAAGCAACGATCTGACCCAACTGACGCTTGGTGTGGATCGCGATTCGGCGGAACTGGCCGGGTTGTTCGACGAACAGAACGAAGCCGTGAAGTGGATGATCGCCCGCGTGATCGAGTCGGCCCGCGACGCGGGGGCGAAAGTCGGCCTCTGTGGCCAGGCGCCGAGCGATCATCCGGCATTCGCCGATTTTCTCGTCGCGTGCGGCATCGATTCGATTTCCGTCAGTCCCGACAGCTTCATCGCGGTCAAGCGTCGCGTGGCCGCCGCGGAAAACGCCGCGCCCGGCGAGCGTGCGTCGCCGGAATGA
- a CDS encoding PAS domain S-box protein, translated as MMHDNSIDVLVIAGLVVNVVTWAWVLRRMGHAATSDGQTNALRNTCGEPIPAPDNHDHVVLFNPTAERMVGRNALFAAGTAIAAHVPAGHPADLHPHRPTAQSREQSGPRRDITRPGFPTPCDVAATRCGCDASTGNEARSRAFVEFNPVATWLMHHGVIVCVNDACLTLLGAAGPAEVVGTSSSDWLDAEGLKGVRRQLAGIPSTRQAGPEPTAGKVNRRDGLTRDVDVMVIASGHVCRASVLLTFQDVTRRNATERELRESRHALRELARTLQRTREAERTSLASELHEGFAQQINVIKMEIAALNARYPALTNRNEFVNAANRKIGAHLDNLVAHVRQMTAELRPPMLDDLGLAATLEWLAQDLFSRHGVKIDTDVAETGVDAATASVLYRVTREALEHARLRVPVSRISVQLLKSGGFVRLTVREDGATDDAFVSGERSSALFSIREQVATIGGDADWKTLRSGGQELVVSLSLLARR; from the coding sequence ATGATGCATGACAATTCCATCGATGTACTGGTTATCGCCGGGCTGGTCGTCAACGTCGTAACCTGGGCCTGGGTTTTGCGCAGGATGGGCCATGCCGCCACTTCCGATGGTCAGACGAATGCCCTGCGGAACACCTGTGGCGAGCCGATCCCCGCGCCCGACAATCACGATCACGTCGTCTTGTTCAACCCGACGGCCGAGCGCATGGTCGGGCGCAATGCACTGTTCGCGGCCGGCACCGCCATCGCGGCGCACGTGCCGGCGGGCCATCCGGCTGACTTGCACCCGCACCGCCCGACCGCGCAATCAAGAGAACAATCGGGACCGCGTCGCGACATCACGCGACCTGGCTTCCCCACGCCTTGCGACGTCGCCGCAACACGGTGCGGATGCGATGCATCGACCGGGAATGAAGCACGCTCCCGGGCGTTTGTCGAATTCAATCCGGTCGCGACATGGCTGATGCATCACGGCGTCATCGTCTGTGTCAACGACGCCTGTCTCACGCTGCTCGGCGCGGCCGGACCGGCGGAAGTCGTCGGCACTTCATCGTCGGACTGGCTCGATGCGGAAGGCCTGAAAGGCGTGCGCCGTCAGCTGGCCGGCATACCGAGCACGCGGCAAGCGGGCCCGGAGCCAACAGCAGGCAAGGTGAACCGCCGGGATGGACTGACGAGGGACGTCGACGTGATGGTGATCGCATCGGGCCACGTGTGCCGAGCATCGGTTCTGCTGACCTTCCAGGACGTCACGCGGCGCAATGCGACCGAGCGGGAATTGCGGGAATCGCGACACGCGCTGCGCGAACTGGCGCGCACGTTGCAGCGCACCCGCGAGGCCGAACGGACCAGTCTCGCTTCCGAGCTTCACGAAGGGTTCGCGCAACAGATCAATGTCATCAAGATGGAGATTGCCGCGCTGAATGCACGTTATCCGGCCCTGACGAACCGAAACGAATTCGTGAATGCCGCCAATCGGAAGATCGGCGCGCATCTGGACAATCTCGTCGCTCACGTACGGCAAATGACAGCGGAACTCCGGCCACCGATGCTTGACGATCTGGGGCTTGCAGCGACGCTCGAATGGCTCGCGCAGGACTTGTTCTCGCGACATGGCGTGAAGATCGATACCGATGTGGCCGAGACCGGTGTGGACGCGGCGACAGCCTCCGTTCTTTATCGAGTCACACGGGAAGCGCTCGAGCACGCGAGGCTTCGTGTTCCGGTTTCGCGCATTTCCGTGCAGTTGCTGAAATCCGGCGGCTTCGTCAGATTGACGGTACGAGAGGACGGTGCGACCGACGACGCGTTCGTCAGCGGCGAGCGCTCGTCAGCACTCTTTTCAATACGCGAGCAGGTTGCCACGATTGGCGGCGACGCCGACTGGAAGACGCTTCGAAGCGGCGGACAGGAACTCGTCGTGAGTTTGTCGTTGCTCGCTCGTCGATAG